From the genome of Anopheles merus strain MAF chromosome X, AmerM5.1, whole genome shotgun sequence, one region includes:
- the LOC121593135 gene encoding uncharacterized protein LOC121593135 — MAMSFGNVLLLAALLVGYSYWSLAQPTNLIEIRCKMQRDEDISTCKYGFYMTTCKTFACWKGPNEPCGGELSNNMLYGKCKSGLRCCNGRCTGCLNGVCSDSCHPSKLHSFQHRSDPYMVEERHLSPLYRFFDYYSNE, encoded by the exons atggcaatgtCGTTCGGAAACGTCCTGCTGCTAGCCGCACTGCTCGTGGGATATTCCTACTGGAGCTTAGCCCAACC AACGAACCTGATCGAGATCCGGTGCAAGATGCAGCGCGATGAGGACATCAGCACGTGTAAATACGGCTTCTACATGACCACCTGCAAAACGTTCGCCTGCTGGAAG GGCCCGAACGAACCGTGCGGCGGCGAGCTGAGCAACAACATGCTGTACGGCAAGTGCAAGTCCGGGCTGCGGTGCTGCAACGGCCGGTGCACCGGCTGCCTGAACGGGGTGTGCAGCGACTCCTGCCACCCGTCCAAGCTGCACAGCTTCCAGCATCGCTCCGATCCGTACATGGTGGAGGAGCGCCACCTGAGCCCGCTCTACCGGTTCTTCGACTACTACAGCAACGAGTAA